One window from the genome of Deinococcus multiflagellatus encodes:
- the lpdA gene encoding dihydrolipoyl dehydrogenase, protein MDSFDVLVIGGGPAGYVAAIRAAQLGFKTACVDAFERNGKPSLGGTCLNVGCIPSKALLDSSEKYEVMQHDFAEHGINVQGASIDLGKMLGRKAAVVDKLTGGVAYLFKKNKVTSFHGLGRLVRREGDAWVVDAAGTEVQAKHVIVATGSSPRALPLAPFGGHVVENGGALAFEQVPGQLGVIGAGVIGLELGSVWRRLGAQVTVLEALPGFLMAADDAVAREAQKQFQKQGLAFHFGVQISKVEQDEGGVTVTYTEKEQEVTARFDKLIVSIGRVPHTAGLGAEAVGLALDERGFVKVDHHYRTNLEGIYAIGDVIGGAMLAHKAEEEGVALAEMLAGQAGHVNYDVIPWVIYTSPEIAWAGLTEKQAKDKGLQVKTGQFPFSANGRALGHGDPRGFVKVVADAATDKLLGVHMVGPNVSELIGEVVAIMEFGGSSEDLARTVHAHPTLSEVVKEAALAADKRALHM, encoded by the coding sequence ATGGATTCCTTTGACGTGTTGGTCATCGGCGGCGGCCCAGCCGGATACGTGGCCGCCATTCGCGCCGCGCAGCTGGGCTTCAAGACCGCCTGCGTGGACGCCTTTGAACGGAACGGCAAGCCCTCGCTGGGCGGCACCTGCCTGAACGTGGGCTGCATTCCCAGCAAGGCCCTGCTGGATTCCAGCGAGAAGTACGAGGTCATGCAGCACGACTTTGCCGAGCACGGCATCAACGTGCAGGGCGCCAGCATTGACCTGGGCAAGATGCTGGGCCGCAAGGCCGCCGTGGTGGACAAGCTGACCGGCGGCGTGGCTTACCTGTTCAAGAAGAACAAGGTGACCTCCTTTCACGGCCTGGGCCGCCTTGTGCGCCGCGAGGGCGACGCCTGGGTCGTGGACGCCGCCGGCACCGAGGTGCAGGCCAAGCATGTGATCGTGGCGACCGGCAGCAGCCCCCGCGCCCTGCCACTGGCGCCTTTTGGCGGCCATGTGGTCGAGAACGGCGGCGCCCTGGCCTTCGAGCAGGTGCCCGGCCAGCTGGGCGTGATTGGTGCGGGCGTGATCGGCCTGGAACTGGGCAGCGTGTGGCGCCGCCTGGGCGCGCAGGTGACGGTCCTGGAGGCTCTGCCCGGCTTCCTGATGGCCGCCGACGACGCTGTGGCCCGTGAGGCCCAGAAGCAGTTCCAGAAGCAGGGCCTGGCCTTCCACTTCGGCGTGCAGATCAGCAAGGTGGAGCAGGACGAAGGGGGCGTGACCGTCACCTACACCGAGAAGGAGCAGGAGGTCACGGCCCGCTTCGACAAGCTGATCGTCTCGATTGGCCGCGTGCCCCACACCGCTGGCCTGGGCGCCGAGGCCGTGGGACTGGCCCTGGACGAGCGCGGCTTCGTGAAGGTGGATCATCACTACCGCACCAACCTGGAAGGCATCTACGCCATCGGGGACGTGATCGGCGGCGCCATGCTGGCCCACAAGGCCGAGGAAGAGGGCGTGGCCCTGGCCGAGATGCTGGCCGGGCAGGCCGGGCATGTGAACTACGACGTGATTCCCTGGGTGATTTACACCAGCCCCGAAATCGCCTGGGCCGGCCTGACCGAAAAGCAGGCCAAGGACAAGGGCCTGCAGGTCAAGACGGGGCAGTTTCCCTTCAGCGCCAACGGCCGCGCCCTGGGCCACGGTGACCCACGCGGCTTCGTGAAGGTGGTGGCCGATGCCGCCACCGACAAACTGCTGGGCGTGCACATGGTGGGTCCCAACGTCAGCGAACTCATTGGCGAGGTGGTGGCCATCATGGAATTCGGCGGCAGCAGCGAGGACCTCGCCCGCACCGTGCACGCCCACCCCACCCTCTCCGAAGTGGTCAAAGAAGCGGCCCTGGCCGCCGATAAGCGCGCCCTGCACATGTAA
- a CDS encoding DUF2167 domain-containing protein — translation MKKALTLVMLSGLAAAGAQAAEAPLRYQTGQISLLGGKAQLNTGESLRYLDASGAKQVIVGQWGNPPEAAEDVLGMIVPAGLDPATKQGWGVVITESKDGHVSDKDAAGMNYDQLMRDMQAATKEENSGRQDAGFGTVDLVGWADSPRYDAATHKMYWAKELAFSDNPGEHTLNYAVRVLGRDNVLELNAVAGMTQLPQIKRDMAAVLNQVSFTPGARYEDFNADTDQLATYGIAGLLGVAAAKKVGLLGVVLLFLKKGWILIAAALGGLGRLMGRRARA, via the coding sequence ATGAAAAAAGCGTTGACACTTGTGATGTTGAGCGGCCTGGCCGCCGCCGGGGCCCAGGCCGCCGAGGCGCCGCTGCGCTACCAGACGGGCCAGATCTCGCTGCTGGGGGGCAAAGCCCAGCTGAACACCGGCGAGAGCCTGCGCTATCTGGACGCCAGCGGGGCCAAGCAGGTCATCGTAGGGCAGTGGGGGAACCCCCCCGAAGCCGCCGAGGACGTGCTGGGCATGATTGTGCCGGCGGGCCTGGACCCCGCCACCAAGCAAGGCTGGGGCGTGGTGATCACCGAGAGCAAGGACGGCCACGTGTCGGACAAGGACGCGGCCGGGATGAACTACGACCAGTTGATGCGCGACATGCAGGCCGCCACGAAGGAGGAGAACAGTGGGCGGCAGGACGCGGGGTTCGGCACCGTGGACCTCGTAGGCTGGGCCGACTCGCCGCGCTACGACGCCGCCACCCACAAGATGTACTGGGCCAAGGAACTGGCCTTCAGCGACAACCCCGGCGAGCACACCCTGAACTACGCCGTGCGCGTTCTGGGCCGCGACAACGTGCTGGAACTGAACGCCGTGGCAGGGATGACGCAGCTGCCGCAGATCAAGCGCGACATGGCCGCGGTGCTGAACCAGGTGTCCTTTACCCCAGGCGCGCGCTACGAGGACTTCAACGCGGACACCGACCAACTGGCCACCTACGGCATTGCCGGGTTGCTGGGCGTGGCGGCGGCGAAGAAAGTGGGCCTGCTGGGCGTGGTGCTGCTGTTCCTGAAAAAAGGTTGGATTCTGATTGCGGCGGCGCTGGGCGGCCTGGGCCGCCTGATGGGCCGCCGCGCGCGGGCCTGA
- a CDS encoding pseudouridine-5'-phosphate glycosidase — translation MTQTFSLRPEIAAHMDLHPEVAAALQEGRPVVALESTIISHGMPFPQNVEMARGVEAVVREHGAVPATIAVLGGRLKVGLNDTELHQLATDKAVEKISTRDLPVTVALGRHGATTVASTMRIAALAGIRVFATGGTGGVHRGAGQSMDISADLLELARTDVCVVSAGVKSILDIGLTLEVLETQGVPAITLGSSEFPAFYSRQSGFPSPLTVQTPEEAARVLQAKWALGLSGGVLLANPIPSAAEIPAAEIGAHIEQALQDMDALGLTGKATTPYLLGRVVELTGGRSLEANIALVGHNAAVAAQVAAAYAQLG, via the coding sequence ATGACCCAGACTTTTTCTCTCCGTCCCGAAATCGCCGCCCACATGGACCTTCACCCAGAAGTCGCCGCCGCGCTGCAGGAAGGCCGCCCCGTGGTGGCGCTGGAAAGCACCATCATCAGCCACGGCATGCCCTTTCCGCAGAACGTGGAGATGGCGCGCGGCGTGGAAGCCGTGGTACGGGAGCACGGCGCCGTGCCCGCCACCATCGCCGTGCTGGGTGGCCGCCTGAAGGTGGGCCTGAACGACACCGAGCTCCACCAGCTTGCCACCGACAAGGCCGTGGAAAAGATCAGCACCCGCGACCTGCCGGTCACCGTGGCCCTGGGCCGCCACGGCGCGACCACGGTGGCCTCCACCATGCGCATTGCCGCGCTGGCGGGCATCCGGGTCTTTGCCACGGGCGGCACGGGCGGCGTACACCGGGGCGCCGGGCAGAGCATGGACATCAGCGCCGACCTGCTGGAACTGGCCCGCACCGATGTCTGCGTGGTCAGCGCCGGGGTCAAGAGCATCCTCGACATTGGCCTGACGCTGGAAGTGCTGGAAACCCAGGGCGTGCCCGCCATCACGCTGGGCAGCAGCGAATTCCCAGCCTTCTATTCGCGCCAGAGTGGCTTTCCGTCCCCGCTGACCGTGCAGACTCCAGAGGAGGCCGCCCGGGTGCTGCAGGCCAAGTGGGCGCTGGGCCTCTCGGGCGGGGTGCTGCTTGCCAACCCCATCCCCAGCGCGGCGGAGATCCCGGCCGCCGAGATCGGCGCCCACATTGAACAGGCGCTGCAGGACATGGACGCCCTGGGCCTGACCGGCAAGGCCACCACGCCCTACCTGCTGGGCCGCGTGGTGGAACTGACCGGCGGGCGCAGCCTGGAGGCCAACATTGCCCTGGTGGGCCACAACGCGGCGGTGGCGGCGCAGGTGGCGGCAGCCTACGCCCAGCTGGGGTAA
- a CDS encoding carbohydrate kinase has translation MALTDTEAALLALIRQTPLAPPEDLARRLGTSRAAVNVHVSNLVKKGALLGRGYLLPPEQGPGRVVVVGGANVDVKARTLAPVVPGTSNPGTAAQAPGGVARNVAENLARLGVATSLIAAVGRDPLGDWLLRETGAAGVDVRPVLRAPGVATGTYTAVLDQGGELVVAVAAMAATDALTPAELQARRGTLRGAAWVVADGNLPPATLSHLLTLARDAGVPAVFEPVSVPKAARLRPLLASGLSPHTVTPNVPELGALLGRDVPDEPAALRAAAAELQGQGVAVVWVRRGERGSLLVTPQGEHDLPALPAQVRDVTGAGDAMLAAYLAALLGGHPPEAAARAGHAAAALTVESEFAVSPTLTPAAIHERAGLAPQEPV, from the coding sequence ATGGCCTTGACCGACACCGAAGCCGCGCTCCTGGCCCTTATCCGCCAAACCCCCCTCGCCCCCCCCGAAGACCTCGCCCGCCGCCTGGGCACCTCCCGCGCCGCCGTGAACGTGCACGTCAGCAATCTGGTGAAAAAAGGCGCCCTGCTGGGCCGGGGCTACCTGCTGCCCCCCGAACAGGGCCCCGGCCGCGTGGTGGTCGTGGGCGGCGCCAACGTGGACGTCAAGGCCCGCACGCTGGCCCCCGTGGTGCCCGGCACCAGCAACCCCGGCACCGCCGCCCAGGCGCCGGGCGGCGTGGCGCGCAACGTGGCCGAGAATCTGGCCCGGCTGGGCGTGGCCACCAGTCTCATTGCGGCGGTGGGACGCGATCCCCTGGGCGACTGGCTACTGCGCGAAACGGGGGCGGCAGGCGTGGACGTGCGCCCGGTGCTGCGCGCCCCCGGCGTGGCCACCGGCACCTACACCGCCGTGCTGGACCAGGGCGGCGAACTGGTGGTGGCCGTGGCCGCTATGGCCGCCACCGACGCCCTGACCCCCGCCGAGTTGCAGGCCCGCCGGGGCACGCTGCGCGGCGCCGCCTGGGTGGTGGCCGACGGCAACCTGCCGCCCGCCACCCTGTCACACCTGCTGACCCTCGCCCGGGACGCAGGGGTGCCCGCCGTGTTCGAGCCGGTCAGCGTGCCCAAGGCCGCGCGGCTGCGGCCCCTGCTGGCCTCTGGGCTCTCACCCCACACCGTCACGCCGAATGTGCCAGAGCTGGGCGCGCTGCTGGGCCGCGACGTCCCCGACGAGCCCGCTGCCCTGCGCGCCGCCGCTGCCGAACTGCAGGGGCAGGGCGTGGCCGTGGTGTGGGTGCGCCGGGGCGAACGCGGCAGCCTGCTGGTCACGCCGCAGGGCGAGCACGACCTGCCTGCTCTGCCTGCCCAGGTGCGCGACGTGACCGGGGCCGGCGACGCCATGCTGGCCGCCTATCTGGCCGCCCTGCTGGGGGGCCACCCGCCTGAGGCCGCCGCCCGCGCGGGCCACGCCGCCGCCGCGCTGACCGTGGAAAGTGAATTCGCCGTCTCCCCCACCCTCACCCCGGCCGCCATCCATGAGCGCGCCGGACTGGCCCCCCAGGAGCCCGTATGA
- a CDS encoding HepT-like ribonuclease domain-containing protein, with translation MTGTEPLFPEALRLSTIAAALRGTQPLWAGLGVVRVRVFGSVARGEATPASDIDLLVDFDPALSRGLLDLMRAREVFEAALGRRVDVVTPGALRPPLRGEILADAVDVLQVPDPAPRSHRAKRWRWRVYDLLGAIDRVAEYTAGHSLTTFQRDEIVQDAVLHTLARLGETTKFIPQSVQDRHPEVPWALLRDVRNLVSHDYFGIEAGLIWHTARVEVPGLRGGLQALADGEGG, from the coding sequence GTGACCGGCACCGAGCCGCTGTTTCCCGAGGCCCTGCGCCTGAGCACCATCGCCGCTGCGCTGCGCGGCACGCAGCCGCTGTGGGCGGGCCTGGGCGTGGTTCGCGTGCGGGTGTTCGGTTCTGTGGCGCGGGGCGAGGCCACCCCCGCCAGCGACATTGACCTGCTGGTGGACTTTGACCCGGCCCTTTCCCGCGGCCTGCTGGACCTGATGCGCGCCCGCGAGGTGTTCGAGGCCGCCCTGGGCCGCCGGGTGGACGTGGTGACCCCCGGCGCCCTGCGGCCCCCCCTGCGCGGCGAGATTCTGGCCGACGCGGTGGACGTCTTGCAGGTGCCCGACCCCGCGCCCCGCAGCCACCGCGCCAAACGCTGGCGCTGGCGGGTGTACGACCTGCTGGGCGCCATTGACCGGGTGGCCGAGTACACCGCCGGGCATTCCCTGACCACCTTCCAGCGCGACGAGATCGTGCAGGACGCGGTGCTGCACACGCTGGCGCGCCTGGGCGAGACCACCAAGTTCATTCCGCAGAGCGTGCAGGACCGCCACCCGGAGGTGCCGTGGGCGCTGCTGCGGGACGTGCGGAATCTGGTGTCGCACGATTACTTTGGGATTGAGGCGGGGTTGATCTGGCATACGGCGCGGGTGGAGGTGCCGGGGCTGAGGGGGGGGTTGCAGGCGTTGGCGGATGGGGAGGGGGGGTGA
- a CDS encoding 4'-phosphopantetheinyl transferase superfamily protein, with protein sequence MIVAVGHDLIEIERIRRMLAREGRRAEKLFAPTELAYCARLSDPAPSLAARFAAKEAFQKVWPRPHGWRDVWVERERTPDGPFPFAPPVLGFCPAIAAELQARGWRAHLSLTHTKEHASAVVVLEAHAP encoded by the coding sequence ATGATTGTCGCTGTGGGGCATGACCTGATTGAGATTGAGCGCATTCGCCGCATGCTGGCCCGCGAAGGCCGCCGGGCCGAGAAGCTGTTTGCGCCCACCGAACTGGCCTACTGCGCCCGCCTGAGTGACCCCGCCCCCAGCCTCGCGGCCCGCTTTGCGGCCAAGGAAGCCTTTCAGAAGGTCTGGCCCCGCCCCCACGGCTGGCGCGACGTGTGGGTGGAGCGCGAGCGGACCCCGGACGGCCCCTTTCCTTTTGCCCCGCCCGTCCTGGGGTTCTGCCCAGCGATTGCCGCCGAGCTGCAGGCCCGGGGCTGGCGCGCCCACCTGAGCCTGACGCACACCAAGGAGCACGCCTCGGCGGTGGTGGTGCTGGAAGCCCACGCCCCCTGA
- a CDS encoding M48 family metalloprotease, producing MTSSVALPSLDRQYRQALGWLLAYWGLFALISGALLWLLLRVAVAPWFPLVRGMLGLLLLSLLAQLWWSALPRPRPAPFGVPVPLEQEPELRALIEETAQALKVPLPDEVRLLPDMNAYMSVRGQRATLGLGLPLLLSLSRAEVQAVVAHELAHLGQGDAARVWRLSGLASGLFRTMLNLNRGDPEAVVAVLPQGVSTVVLLHMMTAKLLALPMVAIAQAYLKRVEALNHAQEHAADLAAQQVAGAEATRSALQRVAVEAWLFDAYVEHDLLPLAQAGFRVPIAEGFEHFLAGEHAERLRGWTAQDLPAREATLSHPSLRVRLEQLAEQAPARPAAALPGVRLRRADEWSGQFYTPKSATTLQPVSWEELDLRHWPAHWQTLATNEDLQVALRGVTLAGVAEVCADLNAHLRARFPQLQYEGVGGDERHLLVGWLAVGVLLCALRQGAEASVRPGHPWAAQLQGHTLVPYTQLWAMVSHSDARRQWPQTLMSLGLQDQPLLSPEIWPAEAQRAQGVVPAR from the coding sequence GTGACCTCTTCCGTGGCTCTTCCTTCGCTGGATCGTCAGTACCGGCAGGCGCTTGGCTGGTTGCTGGCGTACTGGGGCCTGTTCGCACTGATCAGCGGCGCGCTGCTCTGGCTGCTTCTCCGGGTCGCGGTGGCCCCCTGGTTTCCCCTTGTGCGCGGCATGCTGGGGCTGTTGCTGCTCAGCCTGCTGGCGCAGCTGTGGTGGAGCGCCCTGCCGCGTCCCCGACCAGCCCCCTTTGGCGTGCCAGTGCCCCTGGAGCAGGAACCCGAGTTGCGTGCACTCATTGAAGAGACCGCCCAGGCGCTGAAGGTGCCGCTGCCCGACGAAGTTCGCCTGCTGCCAGATATGAACGCCTATATGTCGGTGCGGGGCCAGCGCGCCACCCTGGGCCTGGGGTTGCCGCTGCTGCTGTCGCTCTCCCGCGCGGAGGTGCAGGCCGTGGTGGCGCACGAGCTGGCGCATCTGGGTCAGGGAGACGCGGCCCGGGTCTGGCGGCTGTCGGGGCTGGCGTCTGGGCTCTTCCGCACCATGCTGAATCTGAACCGGGGTGATCCGGAGGCCGTGGTGGCAGTACTTCCGCAGGGCGTCTCGACGGTCGTGCTGCTGCACATGATGACGGCAAAGCTGCTGGCCCTGCCCATGGTGGCCATAGCGCAGGCGTACCTGAAGCGGGTGGAGGCCCTGAACCACGCGCAGGAACACGCAGCGGATCTGGCGGCGCAGCAGGTGGCGGGCGCCGAGGCCACGCGCAGCGCCCTGCAGCGGGTGGCCGTCGAAGCCTGGCTGTTTGACGCTTACGTTGAACATGACCTTTTGCCGCTGGCCCAGGCCGGGTTCCGTGTGCCCATTGCCGAGGGGTTTGAGCACTTCCTGGCTGGCGAACACGCCGAGCGGCTCCGGGGCTGGACCGCGCAGGACCTGCCGGCCCGCGAGGCCACGCTGTCGCACCCATCCCTGCGCGTCCGTCTGGAGCAGTTGGCCGAGCAGGCCCCGGCCCGGCCAGCCGCCGCGCTGCCCGGCGTGCGGCTGCGCCGCGCCGACGAGTGGAGCGGACAGTTCTATACGCCCAAGTCGGCCACCACCTTGCAGCCAGTCAGCTGGGAAGAGTTGGACCTGCGTCACTGGCCCGCGCACTGGCAGACCCTGGCGACCAACGAGGATCTGCAGGTGGCCCTGCGCGGGGTCACCCTGGCGGGGGTGGCCGAGGTGTGTGCAGACCTGAACGCGCATCTGCGCGCCCGGTTTCCCCAGTTGCAGTACGAGGGGGTGGGCGGCGATGAGCGGCATCTGTTGGTGGGCTGGCTGGCGGTGGGCGTGCTGCTGTGCGCGCTGCGCCAGGGGGCCGAAGCGTCTGTGCGCCCCGGCCACCCCTGGGCCGCGCAGCTTCAGGGCCACACCCTGGTGCCCTACACCCAGCTGTGGGCCATGGTCAGCCACAGCGACGCGCGCCGGCAGTGGCCGCAGACCCTCATGTCGCTTGGCCTGCAAGACCAGCCACTGCTGAGCCCAGAAATCTGGCCAGCGGAGGCCCAGCGCGCGCAAGGTGTGGTGCCAGCCCGCTGA
- a CDS encoding NAD(P)H-dependent oxidoreductase: MPRALIVHAHPEPDSFCTAQMHAARGALQAQGYEVEVSDLYALGWHAALDRHDVTHAVQAPFKPQAEQQRAAQAGTFAPELQAELDKLRRAEVLVFSFPLWWFSLPALLKGWVDRVFAMGEVYGAGRGTYDQGVFRGRRALLLLTTGGPEAAYGPGGRNGELLTLLQHVHHGMLWFCGYTVLAPVVGYAPARQSPEARAAQLQAVVQAFGALESRPVLYG, encoded by the coding sequence ATGCCGCGCGCCCTGATTGTGCATGCCCACCCCGAACCCGACTCCTTTTGCACCGCGCAGATGCACGCGGCGCGCGGGGCGCTGCAGGCCCAGGGCTACGAGGTGGAGGTCAGCGACCTGTACGCCCTGGGCTGGCACGCCGCGCTGGACCGCCACGACGTCACGCACGCGGTTCAGGCCCCGTTCAAACCCCAGGCCGAGCAGCAGCGCGCCGCGCAGGCCGGCACCTTCGCCCCAGAGCTACAGGCCGAACTGGACAAACTGCGCCGCGCCGAGGTGCTGGTGTTTTCCTTTCCGCTGTGGTGGTTCAGCCTGCCGGCGCTGCTGAAGGGGTGGGTGGACCGGGTGTTCGCTATGGGCGAGGTGTACGGCGCCGGGCGGGGGACCTACGACCAGGGGGTGTTCCGGGGCCGCCGGGCACTGCTGCTGCTCACCACTGGCGGGCCAGAAGCGGCCTACGGGCCCGGGGGACGCAACGGCGAGCTCCTGACGCTGCTGCAGCATGTGCACCACGGCATGCTGTGGTTTTGCGGCTACACGGTGCTGGCGCCCGTGGTGGGGTACGCGCCCGCCCGGCAAAGTCCGGAGGCGCGGGCGGCGCAGCTTCAGGCCGTGGTGCAGGCGTTTGGGGCACTGGAGAGCCGGCCGGTGCTGTACGGCTGA
- a CDS encoding class I SAM-dependent RNA methyltransferase encodes MSDALLTLEIEKLVAGGLGLARDESGVVLVRGALPGEQVTARVRPGKGVRQGEVVEVLRRSPDRVDGPELPTADLAHATYEAQLNYKRAFVEEALSRIAKVRHGVSPTVPSPQPWGYRNTAQYLVTPRGLAYRERRGSEPLVVSRDPLVMPEIQAVLDRLDPAQLDPATEVAFRASRLTGEVVAALIGAGEPRQYLRASDHLMDAGVVGVSLAQPAGRRFSAGVRLIAGESEIREQFGDVQVSVSATGFAQVNPEAAGLAYRRAAQLAGQGEHAVDLYGGAGAIGRHLAPHFRRVTVLDAAPEALARGRQDVAQSGETNVTFRSGDAARFSELGTDVIVVDPPRAGLEEGARDHIHASTADRLVYVSCDPATWARDVGDLVRRGWKLAEVVPHDFYPQTSHVEIVSVLSR; translated from the coding sequence ATGTCGGACGCTTTGCTTACGCTGGAAATCGAGAAACTGGTCGCCGGAGGTCTGGGGCTGGCCCGTGACGAATCCGGCGTGGTGCTGGTGCGCGGCGCGCTGCCCGGCGAACAGGTGACGGCGCGGGTGCGCCCCGGCAAGGGCGTGCGCCAGGGCGAGGTGGTGGAGGTGCTGCGCCGCAGCCCCGACCGCGTGGACGGCCCGGAGCTGCCCACCGCCGATCTGGCCCACGCGACCTACGAAGCGCAGCTGAACTACAAACGCGCCTTTGTGGAAGAGGCCCTGAGCCGCATTGCCAAGGTGCGCCACGGCGTCTCCCCCACCGTGCCCAGCCCGCAGCCCTGGGGCTACCGCAACACCGCGCAGTATCTGGTGACCCCCCGGGGGCTGGCCTACCGCGAGCGCCGGGGCAGCGAGCCCCTGGTGGTCAGCCGCGACCCCCTGGTGATGCCCGAGATTCAGGCGGTGCTGGACCGCCTGGACCCGGCCCAGCTGGACCCCGCCACCGAGGTCGCTTTCCGCGCCAGCCGCCTGACCGGCGAGGTGGTGGCGGCCCTGATCGGCGCGGGCGAGCCCCGGCAGTACCTGCGCGCCAGCGACCACCTGATGGACGCGGGAGTGGTGGGCGTGTCGCTGGCCCAGCCCGCCGGGCGCCGTTTCAGCGCGGGCGTGCGCCTGATTGCCGGCGAAAGCGAGATCCGCGAGCAGTTCGGGGACGTGCAGGTGAGTGTGTCGGCCACTGGCTTTGCCCAGGTGAACCCGGAAGCGGCGGGGCTGGCTTACCGCCGCGCCGCGCAGCTGGCGGGCCAGGGCGAGCACGCCGTGGACCTGTACGGGGGTGCAGGCGCCATCGGGCGGCATCTGGCGCCCCATTTCCGCCGGGTGACCGTGCTGGACGCCGCGCCCGAGGCCCTGGCGCGCGGCCGGCAGGACGTGGCCCAGAGCGGCGAGACGAACGTGACCTTCCGCAGTGGCGACGCCGCCCGCTTTTCCGAACTGGGCACCGACGTGATTGTGGTGGACCCCCCACGCGCCGGGCTGGAAGAGGGCGCGCGCGACCACATCCACGCCAGCACCGCCGACCGGCTGGTGTATGTCTCGTGTGACCCCGCCACCTGGGCGCGCGATGTGGGCGATCTGGTGCGCCGGGGCTGGAAGCTGGCCGAAGTGGTGCCGCATGACTTCTACCCCCAGACCAGCCATGTCGAAATCGTGAGTGTGCTCAGCCGCTGA